The following proteins are co-located in the uncultured Draconibacterium sp. genome:
- a CDS encoding redoxin domain-containing protein has translation MTKQLIFLLLFISSQVFGQGYKIKIKLPQAANKKVSLAYNYISSVYIQDTTLLDENGFGVWQGDSIIPQGLYKVYLDKDNHFDFLLGADQQFTISNNSFKADQMQIEGSEETAEFVKYLLFFEDLKKQSAELNAKLKASSAEKEKSELTEDLKELTTSLHAYWETIGEKLPNSFLYLFVKANYVPSLDISELPIEIQEDDSLLFQARFSFQRQHYWDNFDYTDERFLFTPFYKNKLETWYTNVLYPAYDSVKPYVYKFLEDVKPNKRIFQYATSFFLNSSINSNIMGMDALFVDLANDFYFSGEAFWATEESMKKIRENVLFKKDNLIGNIAPDLTLESFDGEFVNLHQIDAELTILLIYEPNCSHCKVFVPEFYKEVYLPNKDKGLEVYAIYSMDNKEEWEEFLNKHNLFDWINVWDEHHDSRFKITYDARETPGVFVLDKDKKIIAKKMTVEQLQEIVKEKLN, from the coding sequence ATGACAAAACAACTTATTTTCCTTCTATTATTTATTTCCTCCCAGGTTTTTGGACAAGGTTATAAGATTAAAATTAAGCTGCCCCAGGCTGCCAATAAAAAAGTTTCGCTGGCGTACAATTACATAAGCAGTGTGTACATACAGGATACTACTTTGTTGGACGAAAACGGATTTGGTGTGTGGCAAGGCGATTCAATTATACCACAAGGTTTGTACAAAGTATATCTTGACAAAGACAATCATTTCGATTTTTTATTGGGTGCCGATCAGCAATTTACGATCTCAAACAACTCATTTAAAGCCGATCAGATGCAGATTGAAGGTTCGGAGGAAACTGCTGAATTTGTAAAATACCTTTTGTTTTTTGAAGATCTGAAAAAACAAAGTGCCGAACTAAATGCAAAATTAAAAGCAAGCAGCGCTGAAAAAGAAAAGAGTGAGCTCACCGAAGATCTGAAAGAACTGACAACTTCATTGCATGCTTACTGGGAAACTATTGGCGAAAAGCTCCCTAATTCATTCTTGTATTTATTTGTAAAGGCGAATTATGTTCCTTCGCTCGATATTTCGGAATTACCCATTGAAATACAGGAAGACGACTCTTTACTGTTTCAGGCGCGTTTTTCTTTTCAACGCCAGCATTATTGGGATAACTTTGATTACACCGATGAACGTTTTTTGTTTACTCCATTTTACAAAAACAAGTTGGAAACCTGGTATACAAATGTTTTGTATCCGGCTTATGATTCGGTAAAACCTTATGTTTATAAGTTTTTGGAAGACGTTAAACCGAACAAACGTATTTTTCAGTATGCTACTTCATTTTTTCTAAACAGCAGTATAAACAGCAACATTATGGGCATGGACGCTTTGTTTGTTGATTTGGCCAACGACTTCTATTTTTCGGGCGAAGCGTTTTGGGCTACCGAAGAATCGATGAAAAAGATCAGGGAAAATGTGCTGTTTAAAAAAGACAACCTGATTGGCAACATTGCACCCGACCTTACTTTAGAGTCGTTTGATGGTGAATTTGTCAACCTTCACCAGATAGATGCAGAACTTACCATATTGTTGATATACGAACCCAATTGCTCGCACTGTAAAGTGTTCGTCCCTGAGTTTTACAAGGAAGTTTATTTGCCCAACAAAGACAAAGGATTGGAAGTGTACGCGATTTATTCGATGGACAACAAAGAAGAATGGGAAGAATTTCTTAATAAACACAATCTGTTCGACTGGATAAATGTGTGGGACGAGCACCACGATTCGAGATTTAAAATAACTTACGATGCCCGCGAAACCCCCGGAGTTTTTGTGTTGGATAAGGACAAAAAAATTATTGCCAAGAAGATGACAGTTGAGCAATTACAAGAGATTGTAAAAGAAAAATTGAACTAA
- a CDS encoding T9SS type A sorting domain-containing protein, protein MHFRFNLLVVLVFVSSLAFGQLSSGGFPLEVNVLKSAENKIVRMPKLQQSVIDKAIEGNELNGNRLKPLKFAHSFEVNLNPANSGQWYSTNAKYNVWKLEIQSENAKSINLIFDKFKLAEGARLFIYNEKENQYLGAFTENNNKVSAKFAVAPVAGEVITVQYEVPEEQGTPVDFEIAKVNHDFIGILKFDRRPFDRQPIAGSCNIDVNCEIGDPWNQVKNSVCRLIVDGDEICSGTLINNTAEDQKPYVLSASHCYDAWDLAETTVYTFSYESPYCAPLDGDPLHSLSGAIMKAHFDSLDFALAELDEIPPYDFRPYYAGWDRSGTLPDSTVSIHHPVGDIKKIAFDYDQAAFATFTSTSIKNPTNGSINIKRWDEGVTEVGSSGGALFNKYQNLIGTLSGGAALCGNPVNDFFARFDMQWDYKSDPTKQLKHWLDPTNSGVTYLNGKNFNTEEQYCNAFTNLNDADEHANIGLVISNSNKGYWGGTNSVGITEFVERFSIPGNEILEGISFGVGKLDINSVGSNNQIKVKVYNGNSAPETLIYSKLVSIGNFAEDAMNFIAFDEIVEPADTFFVGFELSNVNAQDTFVVYQSLRYDTNSANHFYFNQNGQWLSFKDANTSNYSMVNVIELLACNIDEITDTPVVDLPVNVLVYPNPTQSELTIESDDEILPESVSVYNMIGQKMNVLIVDAEPNRIHLSLAGNKAGVYFVRFGYEDSFVTRKISYVPH, encoded by the coding sequence ATGCATTTCAGATTTAATTTACTTGTTGTTCTAGTGTTTGTTTCAAGCCTTGCTTTCGGGCAACTTTCAAGTGGCGGATTTCCTTTAGAGGTAAACGTTTTAAAAAGTGCCGAGAATAAAATTGTGCGGATGCCAAAGCTTCAGCAGAGTGTTATCGACAAAGCAATTGAAGGAAATGAGTTAAATGGTAACCGATTAAAACCATTAAAATTTGCACATTCGTTTGAGGTTAATTTAAATCCGGCAAACTCGGGACAATGGTATTCAACCAATGCAAAATACAATGTGTGGAAACTGGAAATTCAGTCAGAGAATGCAAAATCAATCAATTTAATATTCGATAAATTTAAACTGGCAGAGGGTGCTCGTTTATTTATTTATAACGAAAAGGAAAATCAATATTTGGGGGCATTTACTGAAAACAACAATAAAGTTTCGGCGAAATTTGCAGTAGCACCAGTGGCAGGCGAAGTTATAACCGTTCAGTACGAGGTGCCCGAAGAACAAGGCACTCCGGTTGATTTTGAAATTGCAAAAGTGAATCATGATTTTATTGGCATCTTAAAATTCGACCGACGGCCTTTTGATCGGCAACCGATTGCAGGATCTTGTAATATTGATGTTAACTGTGAAATTGGTGATCCCTGGAATCAGGTTAAAAATTCGGTGTGTCGCTTAATTGTTGATGGTGATGAAATTTGTAGCGGAACACTTATCAATAATACAGCCGAAGATCAGAAACCTTATGTGCTTTCGGCTTCGCATTGTTACGATGCATGGGATTTGGCTGAAACAACGGTTTATACTTTTAGTTACGAAAGTCCGTATTGTGCACCACTGGATGGCGATCCTTTACATTCGTTATCGGGAGCAATAATGAAAGCACATTTCGATAGCCTGGATTTTGCCCTGGCTGAATTGGACGAGATTCCTCCGTATGATTTTCGTCCTTACTACGCCGGATGGGATCGGTCGGGTACCTTGCCCGATTCTACTGTAAGTATTCATCATCCGGTAGGCGATATCAAAAAAATAGCTTTCGATTACGATCAGGCAGCTTTTGCAACGTTTACCTCCACTTCGATAAAAAATCCAACCAACGGATCAATAAATATTAAACGTTGGGACGAAGGTGTTACCGAAGTTGGTTCGTCGGGTGGAGCGTTATTTAATAAATACCAGAATTTAATTGGAACCTTGTCTGGGGGAGCGGCACTTTGCGGAAATCCGGTGAACGATTTTTTCGCACGTTTTGATATGCAGTGGGATTATAAATCGGATCCAACCAAACAATTAAAACACTGGCTCGATCCAACCAATTCGGGCGTAACCTATTTAAACGGAAAAAACTTTAATACCGAGGAGCAGTATTGCAACGCATTTACCAACCTGAACGACGCCGATGAACATGCCAACATTGGATTGGTAATTTCGAATAGTAATAAGGGGTATTGGGGAGGTACGAATAGTGTTGGGATAACTGAATTTGTTGAGCGTTTTTCTATTCCCGGAAATGAAATTCTGGAAGGCATTTCGTTTGGTGTAGGCAAACTGGATATAAATTCGGTGGGAAGTAATAATCAAATTAAAGTTAAAGTATACAACGGAAACAGTGCACCTGAAACTTTGATTTACAGTAAGCTGGTGAGCATTGGCAATTTTGCTGAAGATGCAATGAATTTTATTGCTTTTGATGAGATTGTTGAACCTGCCGATACCTTTTTTGTAGGTTTTGAATTATCAAACGTAAATGCGCAGGATACCTTTGTTGTGTACCAGTCGTTGCGTTACGATACAAATTCTGCCAATCATTTTTATTTTAACCAAAACGGGCAGTGGCTAAGTTTTAAAGATGCCAATACCAGCAACTATTCCATGGTGAATGTTATTGAACTGCTTGCTTGCAACATTGATGAGATTACTGATACACCGGTTGTGGATTTACCGGTTAATGTTCTTGTTTATCCAAATCCAACACAGTCGGAGCTTACAATTGAATCTGATGATGAAATTTTGCCTGAAAGTGTTTCGGTGTATAACATGATCGGCCAGAAAATGAATGTGCTGATCGTGGATGCCGAGCCCAATCGAATTCATTTGAGTTTGGCAGGGAACAAAGCAGGTGTTTATTTCGTGCGCTTTGGGTACGAAGATTCGTTTGTTACCCGAAAAATATCGTATGTTCCACACTGA